Proteins encoded in a region of the Oncorhynchus gorbuscha isolate QuinsamMale2020 ecotype Even-year linkage group LG16, OgorEven_v1.0, whole genome shotgun sequence genome:
- the si:ch1073-143l10.2 gene encoding uncharacterized protein si:ch1073-143l10.2, which translates to MSSSAFALICIRCILFLRILSPVEVCEHSPATASNHSSAQLREKTAMEGWKSHVRARLFQRDCTQKDPFSGIFNTLSELAEQLDLRDTLWDEVQRPSSEGDVGLTVDHRELYLQLRESEHITEKLSQTVSDLTTVMYLKDAELQYCHSQVSRYRKEAVTQTREANLLQASLSEFEFALASQSEELAALRLEQRELKEGLAAAWREKEELLERWMDEKKEEAERVNRHNDTQERWHRFTRRLNKHHRREMLRPCEQTNSWTTGRPTTEPATTIQKEGGAHCPGWTFYPKSLQH; encoded by the exons ATGAGTAGCAGTGCGTTTGCTTTGATATGTATACGGTGCATTCTTTTTCTCCGCATCCTCAGTCCTGTTGAAGTTTGTGAGCACAGCCCTGCAACTGCAAGCAATCATTCATCAGCGCAGCTAAG AGAAAAGACCGCAATGGAAGGGTGGAAGAGTCACGTGCGCGCTAGACTGTTCCAGAGAGATTGTACACAAAAGGACCCATTCAGTGGTATCTTTAACACCT TGTCCGAGCTAGCGGAACAGCTTGATTTACGGGATACACTTTGGGATGAGGTACAGAGACCCAG TTCTGAAGGAGATGTTGGGCTGACGGTTGACCACAGAGAACTATACCTCCAGCTCAGAGAGAGTGAACATATAACAGAAAAG CTCTCTCAGACAGTCTCTGACCTGACCACCGTCATGTACCTGAAAGATGCTGAGCTTCAATACTGCCACTCACA AGTCTCCCGCTATCGGAAGGAAGCTGTCACTCAAACCAGGGAGGCCAACCTTCTGCAGGCCAGCCTATCAGAATTTGAGTTTGCATTGGCGAGCCAATCAGAGGAGTTGGCAGCTCTGCGGTTGGAGCAGCGGGAGCTGAAGGAGGGGCTTGCAGCggcctggagagagaaagaagagcttCTGGAGCGATGGATGGATGAGAAGAAGGAGGAAGCGGAGAGGGTGAACAGGCACAATGACACACAGGAAAG GTGGCATCGTTTCACCCGGCGACTCAACAAGCATCACCGTAGAGAGATGCTGCGACCATGTGAGCAGACCAACTCCTGGACGACTGGTAGGCCTACAACTGAACCAGCAACCACCATACAGA AGGAGGGTGGTGCACACTGCCCAGGATGGACCTTTTATCCCAAAAGCCTCCAGCACTGA